A section of the Mesotoga sp. UBA6090 genome encodes:
- a CDS encoding HesA/MoeB/ThiF family protein, which produces MDIEREFLFRWYERQLLVKGVTRSFLLRLAEETFGGLSGTMEEMVAELLIRSGLSGITRDFPRQKILPFYSPLIYRQKETMEFRDGDEIRISEDDGKKVVTFPHTLPIMFSPVIAGRVFFWFMNEVSSKTPVEELPVNLEKISRKGRVMVVGAGGLGTPLIKTLLENGIDDICIIEPGKVKLNNLHRQIFYDYGDVGLSKASVLERKLSTYYGGVRAKVYEREFDPVSVKSEKPDIVVSCVDSFETRYLINDACYRNGIPFVDSGVEGSSGYVMLRDRRTPCYRCFMGDNRIDTEASRGILSFTSYFGGLFEAAMVTTYLNNRSYEGKVFWFDLKKNRFEEISVERRKDCPVCSLAKR; this is translated from the coding sequence ATGGATATTGAAAGGGAGTTTCTTTTCAGATGGTATGAACGGCAGCTGCTAGTCAAGGGAGTGACAAGATCTTTCCTTCTGCGACTGGCAGAGGAGACTTTCGGCGGACTCTCGGGTACGATGGAAGAGATGGTAGCGGAATTGTTAATAAGGAGTGGTCTTTCCGGTATCACAAGAGATTTTCCGAGACAAAAAATCCTTCCATTTTACTCACCTTTGATCTACAGGCAGAAAGAAACTATGGAATTCAGAGATGGAGATGAAATAAGGATTTCGGAAGATGATGGGAAGAAAGTCGTAACCTTTCCACATACTCTGCCGATAATGTTTTCGCCGGTAATTGCCGGAAGAGTGTTTTTCTGGTTTATGAATGAGGTTTCGAGTAAAACTCCTGTCGAGGAGCTTCCCGTGAATCTCGAGAAAATCTCCCGAAAGGGAAGGGTAATGGTTGTTGGAGCTGGAGGATTAGGGACTCCGTTGATAAAGACCTTACTAGAGAACGGTATCGATGATATCTGCATCATTGAACCCGGAAAGGTAAAACTTAACAATTTGCACCGACAAATATTCTACGATTATGGGGATGTTGGTCTTTCAAAGGCCAGCGTTCTTGAGCGAAAGCTATCTACTTACTATGGCGGGGTCAGGGCTAAAGTCTATGAGAGAGAATTTGATCCGGTTTCCGTCAAGTCGGAGAAGCCGGATATTGTTGTGAGCTGTGTTGACAGTTTTGAAACTAGATATTTGATTAATGATGCTTGTTATCGTAATGGCATTCCCTTTGTCGATTCGGGAGTTGAAGGGTCGAGCGGATATGTGATGTTAAGAGACAGAAGGACACCGTGCTACAGATGTTTCATGGGAGACAACAGGATAGACACAGAGGCTTCCAGAGGCATTCTATCATTCACGAGTTACTTTGGCGGGTTGTTCGAAGCGGCTATGGTGACGACCTACCTTAATAACAGAAGCTATGAAGGCAAAGTCTTTTGGTTCGATCTGAAAAAAAACAGATTTGAAGAAATATCTGTTGAACGCAGGAAAGACTGTCCGGTTTGTTCATTAGCGAAGAGGTGA
- a CDS encoding ABC transporter ATP-binding protein, whose product MIRKFIAYYRPHLRLFILDMACAFMIAGIDLVFPRFTTLALDNYIPSGNMRGIVIIAVVMALLFVLRAVFNYVVNYWGHVVGVRMEYNMRKDIFSHLQTLSFSYFDKVRTGKIMSRIVNDLREITELAHHGPEDLFISTVTLVGAFFILMQNDWRLTLVVFAYIPFMIWYGVNKRQKMAKAFRLVRKKIANVNAQLENSISGIRVAQSFTNEEFEKNKFDLGNQEFKESRQFAFKSMAEMTTGIDLMMNMLKVTVLAFGGYLTYSGEITVGGFVAYFLYVDLFLQPIRRLMQFAQQYEDGMSGFERFVEIMETKSSITDSPDAIELTDVKGDIRVEEVSFAYEGGVNVLTNVSLHIPAGKMVALVGPSGGGKTTLCHLIPRFYDVTSGKITIDGTDIRDVTLNSLRSQIGIVQQDVFLFAGSIRDNIAYGKGDASDEEIIEAAKRANIHDFILSLEHGYDSYVGERGVMLSGGQKQRISIARVFLKNPPLLILDEATSALDNETELKIQESLEALSKGRTTLVIAHRLSTIKNADEIVVITSDGIIEKDSHDELLKKGGHYARLYRAQFKGYIPDM is encoded by the coding sequence ATGATTCGAAAATTCATAGCCTACTATCGGCCACATCTAAGGCTATTCATACTTGATATGGCATGTGCTTTCATGATTGCGGGAATTGATCTGGTATTTCCCAGGTTCACCACATTAGCGCTCGATAATTATATACCTTCCGGGAATATGAGAGGGATTGTCATTATCGCCGTAGTTATGGCGCTGCTCTTTGTTCTGAGAGCCGTGTTCAACTATGTGGTAAACTATTGGGGTCATGTTGTGGGGGTAAGAATGGAATATAACATGAGAAAAGATATCTTCTCTCATCTTCAAACGTTGTCCTTCAGTTACTTTGACAAAGTTAGAACCGGAAAGATTATGTCCAGGATAGTGAACGATCTGCGAGAGATTACAGAGCTTGCGCATCATGGTCCTGAGGATCTCTTCATTTCGACTGTTACTTTGGTTGGAGCCTTCTTTATTCTAATGCAGAATGACTGGAGGTTAACTCTAGTTGTTTTTGCCTATATTCCTTTTATGATCTGGTATGGTGTCAATAAGAGACAGAAGATGGCAAAGGCATTCAGATTGGTGAGGAAGAAGATAGCAAACGTTAACGCACAGCTCGAAAACAGCATTTCCGGAATTAGAGTAGCTCAGTCATTTACCAATGAGGAGTTCGAAAAAAACAAGTTCGATCTTGGGAACCAGGAATTCAAAGAATCAAGGCAATTCGCTTTCAAATCGATGGCAGAAATGACAACCGGTATCGATCTGATGATGAACATGCTCAAAGTAACAGTTCTTGCATTTGGAGGTTACCTGACTTATTCTGGTGAGATAACCGTCGGAGGCTTTGTGGCATACTTTCTCTACGTCGATCTGTTTCTGCAACCGATAAGGAGACTTATGCAGTTTGCGCAACAATATGAAGACGGTATGTCTGGTTTTGAGAGGTTTGTGGAGATAATGGAAACTAAGTCCAGTATTACTGACTCTCCCGATGCGATTGAGTTAACCGATGTCAAGGGGGACATCAGAGTAGAAGAAGTATCTTTTGCCTATGAGGGCGGAGTAAACGTCCTTACCAATGTTAGCCTCCATATTCCCGCAGGAAAAATGGTCGCTCTTGTTGGACCTTCAGGAGGAGGAAAGACAACGCTTTGTCACCTGATTCCAAGGTTCTATGATGTTACTAGCGGAAAGATTACAATAGATGGAACAGACATTCGTGATGTTACTCTGAATTCGTTGAGGAGCCAAATTGGGATTGTTCAGCAGGACGTTTTTCTTTTTGCAGGAAGTATTCGGGATAATATTGCTTATGGTAAGGGCGACGCGTCAGATGAAGAGATAATTGAAGCAGCCAAAAGAGCAAACATCCATGATTTCATTCTGAGTCTAGAACACGGATACGATTCATATGTGGGCGAAAGAGGCGTTATGCTTTCCGGAGGGCAAAAACAGAGAATATCGATTGCCCGAGTGTTCTTGAAGAATCCGCCCCTTCTAATCCTTGATGAAGCTACTTCTGCACTGGACAATGAGACTGAACTTAAGATACAGGAATCTCTTGAAGCTCTCTCGAAGGGACGCACGACCCTTGTAATTGCCCACAGACTTTCGACTATAAAGAATGCCGACGAGATAGTTGTGATAACCAGTGACGGGATAATCGAAAAAGACAGCCATGATGAACTTCTTAAGAAGGGCGGACACTATGCGAGACTTTACAGAGCACAGTTTAAGGGTTACATACCAGATATGTGA